A genomic window from Sphingobacterium spiritivorum includes:
- a CDS encoding TolC family protein: MAKKLTNYLVLGACLSLATFCQAQSNITVQEAIKLTLERNLQIKEAEYRRQLTEQDVSQAKGNLYPNLSLNGNQSNNYGFGFDQVSGNVVRGQWNHNANAQLSSSYAVFQGFQLVNQVKANKLQLLSDATAVEKAKNDLILSVLTNYLQAITNNELYEASKQQLKLSKEQLRTDSIQFEVGNKTLADLSQAKNQVATDELNMLNSNNAYELSMLELKQLMEMPGDTSISLVKPDISALISEATTYDARNVFSRALDTQPDIKQAQINTQVAEKNIEIAQGGYYPTVSISTGYGTNYSSNAKKVDPNTLDPMNPQFIRMPFGEQLDQNKSFSAGLSLNVPIFNNRRTKTAVAKAKIGRLQAQNQEDLVKRNLNKTINQAVLDLKAARQQFVSSETAFVTAKEAYEVIKERYDVGMANAMELSTAQTKMNKAEFDMIQAKYTSVFKEKVIDYYIGNPIKF, encoded by the coding sequence ATGGCCAAAAAATTGACCAACTACCTAGTTTTGGGGGCATGCTTATCATTGGCAACATTTTGTCAGGCGCAGAGCAATATTACTGTCCAGGAGGCCATAAAGCTGACTCTGGAGCGTAATCTGCAAATAAAAGAGGCAGAATACAGAAGGCAGCTCACCGAGCAGGATGTGTCGCAGGCGAAGGGTAATCTTTATCCGAATCTTAGTCTGAACGGTAATCAGAGTAATAATTATGGTTTTGGATTTGACCAGGTAAGTGGTAATGTTGTCCGCGGGCAATGGAATCATAATGCTAATGCTCAATTATCCTCTTCCTATGCTGTATTTCAGGGATTTCAACTTGTAAATCAGGTGAAGGCAAATAAACTTCAATTGCTATCGGATGCAACAGCTGTGGAAAAAGCTAAGAATGATCTTATTCTGTCTGTACTGACCAATTATCTGCAGGCGATTACGAATAATGAGCTATATGAAGCAAGTAAGCAACAATTAAAACTTTCCAAAGAACAACTTCGTACAGATTCTATTCAGTTTGAAGTCGGCAACAAGACATTGGCGGATCTTTCTCAGGCCAAGAACCAGGTTGCTACGGATGAATTAAATATGCTTAATTCCAATAATGCATATGAATTGTCCATGCTGGAGCTGAAGCAGCTGATGGAGATGCCGGGCGACACCAGTATTTCACTTGTTAAACCCGATATATCAGCGTTAATATCTGAAGCAACTACTTATGATGCACGGAATGTATTTTCCCGTGCTCTGGACACACAGCCGGACATCAAACAGGCTCAGATCAATACACAGGTTGCCGAAAAGAATATAGAAATTGCACAGGGCGGATATTATCCTACAGTATCGATCTCTACCGGATATGGAACTAATTATTCTTCCAATGCTAAAAAAGTTGATCCTAATACTTTAGATCCCATGAATCCGCAATTTATACGGATGCCTTTCGGGGAACAATTGGATCAGAATAAATCATTCTCCGCAGGGCTGTCTCTCAATGTTCCGATTTTTAATAACAGAAGAACAAAAACAGCGGTTGCAAAGGCTAAAATTGGCAGATTGCAGGCACAAAATCAGGAAGATCTGGTCAAGCGGAATCTGAATAAAACAATTAATCAGGCTGTACTGGATCTGAAAGCTGCACGTCAGCAGTTTGTATCGTCAGAAACAGCTTTTGTAACAGCAAAAGAAGCCTATGAGGTCATCAAGGAACGTTATGATGTAGGCATGGCGAATGCAATGGAACTATCTACCGCACAGACAAAAATGAATAAAGCTGAATTTGATATGATTCAGGCAAAATATACATCTGTATTCAAGGAAAAAGTAATAGATTACTATATTGGCAATCCAATAAAATTTTAA